GCCGGGTTGGCAGCACCAGCAGGCAGCTGTAAGCGTACGATTCCTGTTACTTTTTTAGCCATGTTATGTATGCGGTGTTAGCGAGTCGTCTTGATTTAAGACTCTTCCGCTCGTTCGACTTGCCAGTATTCCAGATCGACCGGGGTGAACCGGCCAAAGATGGAAACGGAAACTTTCAGGCGGCCACGCTCCGGATCGACTTCGTCGATCTTGCCAATGAGGTTGAGGAACGGACCATCGGTAATTTTGACCTCTTCGCCTACTTCGTAGACGATTTTCGGTTTTTCGACGCCCTCGGCAGACTTGACCTGGTCGAGGATCGTGTTGACTTCGGACTGCTTGAGCGGCGTGGGCCGATCATCCTCGCCCCCGAGGAACCCGATAACTCCCTGGATGCTTTTAACGAAGTACCACGGCTTGTGGTTAAGCTTGCCGTGTTCGTCGTACATACGCATGCGGATGTACAGATAGCCGGGATAAAGCTTGCGGGTTTTCTGGCTCTTTTTGCCGTTCTTGACCTCGGTGACAACTTCGGTCGGCATAAGAACCTCCTCGATGTAGTCACCCATCTCCTCGACTTCGATGAACTTGTCGAGGTAGCGCTTAACCTTCCCCTCCATGTTCGAGAGGGTGTGAACGGCGTACCAGTGCAAACCGGCAAGTGATGAAGTGCTGGTCATGGGCGTTAGGGGTGGGCGGCGATCAACTCAGTCCGCGAACCAGATCGCTGAAGAAAGCTACGAAGTTGAAGTTCGCGAAGTCAACCAGGGCGACGTACACCCCGAGGATGACGACGGCTGCGATGACGACGGCCGTCAGCTCCTTCAGCTCCTTGAAGTTCGGCCATACGGACTTCTTGAAGACCTCGGTCATGGTCTCCTGGAAAAAGAGCCGGATTTTGGAGAAAGGATTGGCCATGGAACTGATGAAAAAAGTTTTGGTATCAGGCGTTCAACTTTTATCCGCAGACAGGTTAAAGGCTCATGTGGCTGGTGCCACCGGTGCTTAAATATGTCTTCTTGCGTAGTGGCAGGGCGGGAGGGATTCGAACCCCCAACTTGCGGTTTTGGAGACCGCTGCTCTACCAATTGAACTACCGCCCTACGCTAAAAGTTGTCTGTCTTTCTGTTAATGAAGAAGCCGGGAACCCTTTTTCAAGGGCCCCGGCGAAAAAGCTCAGACGCAGATGCGTCCTTACTCGACGACCGCAGTCACGCGACCGGCACCGATGGTACGGCCACCTTCGCGGATAGCGAAGCGCTTACCTTCTTCCATCGCGACGGACTTCTGAAGGTCGAGGTCGATCGTAAGGTTGTCGCCGGGCATGACCATTTCGACACCTTCGGGCAGGCTCACAACACCAGTCACGTCGGCAGTACCAAAGAAGAACTGCGGGCGGTAGTTGGTGAAGAACGGCGTGTGGCGGCCACCTTCATCCTTGGTCAGGACGTAGATTTCAGCCTTGGCCTTCTTGTGCGGCTTGATGGTGCCGGGCTTGGCGATCACCTGACCGCGCTGGATGCTGTCCTTTTCGATACCGCGCAGGAGCAGACCGACGTTGTCACCAGCCTGACCCTGGTCAAGCAGCTTGCGGAACATTTCCACACCGGTGACGGTGGTCTTCTGGGTGTCGGCGAGACCAACGATCTCAACTTCTTCACCCACCTTGATCACGCCGCGTTCGATACGGCCGGTGGCCACGGTACCGCGACCGGTGATGGAGAAGACGTCTTCGACGGACATGAGGAAGGGCTTGTCGATGTCGCGCTCGGGCTCAGCGATGTCAGCGTCGATAGCGTCCATCAGCTTACCAACGGCTTCAACGCCTTCGGGCTTGCCTTCGAGGGCAGCGGTAGCGGAGCCACGCACGATGGTGATGTTGTCACCGTCGTAGTCGTACTTGGAGAGCAGGTCGCGGATTTCCATTTCGACGAGCTCGAGGAGCTCTTCGTCGTCGAGGAGGTCGACCTTGTTGAGCCACACAACGATGTTCGGCACGTTCACCTGACGGGCGAGCAGGATGTGCTCACGGGTCTGCGGCATGGGGCCGTCAGCGGCGGAAACCACGAGGATAGCACCGTCCATCTGGGCGGCACCCGTGATCATGTTCTTGACGAAGTCGGCGTGGCCGGGGCAGTCAACGTGGGCATAGTGACGGTTGTCCGTCTGGTATTCCACGTGAGCGACCGCGATGGTCACGGTCTTGGTTTCGTCACGAACCGTACCACCCTTGGCGATTTCGGAGTAGGGCTTGTATTCTGCATAGCCCTTGTCGGCCTGGACCTTGAGGATCGCAGCCGTCGTGGTGGTTTTACCGTGGTCAATGTGACCGATGGTGCCCACGTTGACGTGGGGTTTCGTACGTTCGAAGGTTTCTTTAGCCATGTTGATGTTGAGTGTTTGAAGAGATGCTGGAGCCCCAGAGCGGATTCGAACCGCCGACCTCGTCCTTACCAAGGACGCGCTCTGCCGACTGAGCTACCGGGGCCCGCGAAAGGGACAAAAATGAAGGGCAAGACATTGGGCACCGAAAAATCTACAGTCAACACTTTATGTGCAGGTTTTTTGAGATTTTTTCGTGCGGTCGAAATGAGTGAGTGGTTAATCAGCTTTTTTCCGGGCGCAGTGCAGGGAAAAGAATCGTATCGCGGATATTGGCAGCACCCGTCAACAGAATAATCAATCTATCGAT
This genomic interval from Ruficoccus sp. ZRK36 contains the following:
- the nusG gene encoding transcription termination/antitermination protein NusG, producing MTSTSSLAGLHWYAVHTLSNMEGKVKRYLDKFIEVEEMGDYIEEVLMPTEVVTEVKNGKKSQKTRKLYPGYLYIRMRMYDEHGKLNHKPWYFVKSIQGVIGFLGGEDDRPTPLKQSEVNTILDQVKSAEGVEKPKIVYEVGEEVKITDGPFLNLIGKIDEVDPERGRLKVSVSIFGRFTPVDLEYWQVERAEES
- the secE gene encoding preprotein translocase subunit SecE, with the translated sequence MANPFSKIRLFFQETMTEVFKKSVWPNFKELKELTAVVIAAVVILGVYVALVDFANFNFVAFFSDLVRGLS
- the tuf gene encoding elongation factor Tu, with product MAKETFERTKPHVNVGTIGHIDHGKTTTTAAILKVQADKGYAEYKPYSEIAKGGTVRDETKTVTIAVAHVEYQTDNRHYAHVDCPGHADFVKNMITGAAQMDGAILVVSAADGPMPQTREHILLARQVNVPNIVVWLNKVDLLDDEELLELVEMEIRDLLSKYDYDGDNITIVRGSATAALEGKPEGVEAVGKLMDAIDADIAEPERDIDKPFLMSVEDVFSITGRGTVATGRIERGVIKVGEEVEIVGLADTQKTTVTGVEMFRKLLDQGQAGDNVGLLLRGIEKDSIQRGQVIAKPGTIKPHKKAKAEIYVLTKDEGGRHTPFFTNYRPQFFFGTADVTGVVSLPEGVEMVMPGDNLTIDLDLQKSVAMEEGKRFAIREGGRTIGAGRVTAVVE